The genome window TCAGAAACCTTTTCTATTTCCTTCCATTCTAATGCTTGATTATGTTCATTTTTGGTGTCCAATGAAACTGGTGTAATAATTGAATTTGTACGAAACAGCGGCAGAAACTGATCATCAACCAACCCAACCCCATACTCAGCGATATAAGAGCGATTTGATTCTAATTGATGAAAATGCCAATTGTCCGTCATTTCCGGAATCTCCACTTCAAGAAACTTGTGTGAATAACCACTAGTAAAAATAAGGTCTGTGACATCATGAAGTCTAATTTTTTTAATTAGTTGGCGCCACGACGTTCCAAAATGCAAAGCAACCATATCTCTTGTTTCTTTTTGAATTATCCAATTCATAGTAAGGCTAGATGGACCTTGAACAAGCAAAAAAGCTTGATCGATGGCTACCCACTTTTTTAGCGGTGTCCATTTAGAAACTCGTTTTGTTTCAAGAGTTTTTTTGAACAAGAACGGTCTGCCGAGTGGATGAGTCCTTGATACGGTATTAAGAGTGAAAGCAAAAGTACGCTTTAGTTGACCTGACAACCTACTCATCCCCTTCCTTTATTTAATAAATATCGATCGTTTTGGTGGTTATTAAATCATATCGCTTGCGCTCGTTCGGAACAAGAAGGGTAAATTGTCTTAATTTGTCTTAAGGCGACTAAGCCATATAGGTTCTATGAAAAAAATCATTTTAGAGTTTTCAAAAGGCGTATTAAGGCATCGATATGTGACATTTCAACTAAATATCACTCTTTTCCTTAAAAAAATCGTTGATTCGATCGAAATGTCTCGAAAACACATGTATAATAAAAACGATTCAATTAATGTAAGGAGGCGTTACGATGATGATGGAATGGACACTAGCAATCCTACTTGGAGTAGCTGTGTTGCTTATACTACTATCCTTCTTTCGTAAAGAAAGAAATTCTAAGTATGAACAGCAGATTGAAAACATGTCGATCTCATTTATGCAGGAGATCTATCAGTTAAAGAAACAGATACGGACATTAGAATTAGATGCTGAAATTGTTGCACAGCATACACCGCTTGCCACTCGCTCAGAAACTCAGATTCAAATTATGAGAGATGTTCTTGATTTGCATAAGAGAGGGTATGCAACAGATGGAATTGCTGCAGAAACGGGTTTAAATTCAATGGAAGTTGATCAAGTACTTGCCCCGTTCTTAGATCGCCCTGAAGAAGGGAAGAAGGTGTATACACATGGCTAATTCTCTGAGAAGTTTTTCAGTTGGATTAATCGTGGCGTCTGTTGCGTGTGGCGTTGTCTACTACACGAGCAGCAATGATCAACTAACAGATCAGGCGGAGGCCGAAGCACC of Alkalicoccobacillus plakortidis contains these proteins:
- a CDS encoding DUF4912 domain-containing protein, which gives rise to MSGQLKRTFAFTLNTVSRTHPLGRPFLFKKTLETKRVSKWTPLKKWVAIDQAFLLVQGPSSLTMNWIIQKETRDMVALHFGTSWRQLIKKIRLHDVTDLIFTSGYSHKFLEVEIPEMTDNWHFHQLESNRSYIAEYGVGLVDDQFLPLFRTNSIITPVSLDTKNEHNQALEWKEIEKVSEHWHKQFSAYTMYD